Below is a genomic region from Methanococcus vannielii SB.
TCTTGCTACAACACTAAACCGTGCAAAAAGGAGTATGGAAGTAATTGCAAGAGAAGATGAAAACCCAAAAGTTGCAAGCGTAGTCTACCCTTTAATGCAGGTAAACGATATAAAACATTTAAATGTCGATGTTGCAGTCGGAGGAATGGAGCAGAGAAAAATCCATATGCTTTCAAGAGAGATTTTGCCGAATATGGGTTATAAGGCACCAATATGTATCCACAACCCCATATTAACGGGACTTGATGGCGAAGGAAAAATGTCTTCTTCAAAGGGAAATTTAATTGCAGTTGATGACGATGAAGTAACTATAAAAAATAAACTTAAAAATGCGTTTTGTCCAATGAAGGAAGTCTTTGGAAACCCTGTTCTCGAAATTGCAAGGTATTACTTGGATTATCCTGTAAATATAAACCGACCTGAAAAATATGGTGGAAATTTGGTTTTAAATAACTATGGTGAATTAGAAACTGCATATATTGAAGGTCTTCACCCGATGGATGTTAAAACTCTTGTTGCAGAACAACTGATTGAAATTTTAAATCCTATTCGAGAAAAAATTAAATAAAAAAATTAAATAATAGTGGAAAAATGATATTAGATGTAATTTACCAAGGGAATACACTTCATTCTTACTTTATTTTTTTAATTTTCATGTTTTTCGGAATATTTTTTGGAAAATTATCCTATATTGTAATAAACAAATACGTGAAAACATTTACTAAAAAAACAAAGACAAAACTTGATGATATATTTTTGAATGCTATTGAATTTCCAATTATAATTGTATTATTCGTGATATTTACTCATTATGGATTAAATAATCTTGTTTTACAGGATTCAGTATATTTTTGGATTAATGAGTCTTTAAAAGTTGCATTAACGTTTGCAGGCATAATTTTTACAATTAAAATAGTAGATGATATCCTTTTAAACTATATGCTACCTTTAGTTGAAAAATCAGAAAATAAACTTGATGACCAGTTACTACCGATATTTAGGAAATTATTAAAGATATTTATATTTTTATCAGGAATTCTTTTGATACTTTCAAATATCGGGTACAATATTTCTGCCCTTCTTACGGGACTCGGTATAGGCGGTCTTGCAGTAGCACTTGCTGCAAAAGATACAATTGAAAACTTTATTGCTGGAATTCTAATAATAATTGATAGGCCTTTTACATTAGGCGACTGGATAAAATGGGGTAATCAGGAAGGTATTATCGAAGAAGTTGGAATTCGAAGCACAAGGATAAGGTCTTTTGGTGACACCCTAATAACAGTTCCAAATGCAAGGATAATCCAAGCAGAAATAGAAAACTTTTCTGCAAGGCGAAAAAGACAGGTAAAAACTACAATAGGCCTTACTTATGATACCCCGGTAGAAAAGGTAGAACTTGCAAAAGAAATAATTAAAGATATATTAACTGAACATCATGGTGTTTTAGATCCAATAAGGGTTTCTTTTGTAGAATTTAGTAGTTTTTCACTTGATTTACGGGTTGAATATTTTATAAGGGATTTTGGATTTGATTTTTACTTAAATACAAAAGATGAAGTTAATTTAAAGATAAAAGAAAGATTTAATCGTGAAAAAATTGAGTTTGCATTCCCAACTCAAACGATATATTATAAAAAAGATGATTAACTCCTAAATTTAATTTTTTAATGTATTTTAAAATAAAAATATTAATTTTTTAAGTTATTTTTTTAAATTAGTTAGGTATATATCATCAATCAGAAATTTAATCAATATTTATCTTACAACCATTAAAATACCATCAAGGGCCATCTGGATTGAAATTGCAGTAAGCACAAGACCCATCATTTTTGTAAGAATCTTAAACCCTATTTTTCCAATAGTTTTTTCAAGGTCTTTTGAAAACTTAAGTACGAAGTAAGAAAATATTATACAAAGTGCTATTGCAATTACAACCGAAATTTTACTGTCAAAATCCTGAGATTGTGCCATCATTGCAATAACGGTACTTATTGAGCCAGGGCCCGTAAAAAGGGGAACTGTAAGTGGAATTATTGCAATTTCATTTAATTCTTCGATATTTTCGCAAGTTTTTATCTGAGATTCTAATTTTGGGGCTTTTTCAACCTTTGAGGTATTTCCTTGAATCATATCGAGTGCAATGAGGAATAATAAAACTCCTCCAGTTATTTTGATTGCAGGAATTGAAATTCCAAAAAATGAGATTATCTGGTTTCCAAGAAGTGCAAATGTCATCAATATAATGAAAGATGCAATCATGGATTTCCTAATTACTTTTAGTTTTTCAACCTTTGAATAATGGCTTGTAAGGCATAAATATGAAGGAATTACTCCAAAAGGGTTTAGTATTGCAAACAGTGAAGTGAATGTTAAAATTGTGAAGTGAATGTCCATATTTTCACATCTAATACGTTTTTCTTAAGGTAAATAATTTTTTCTTTTAATACCGGGATAAAGGTCGATAGAGTTCCCATTTAAAAATGCAGACATTGTGTATATTACTCCCGGAGGTAAAATGTTTGTTGGAGAACCTTTCTCAACGAAATAAACGTTTTCAAACCCCAATAAACCGCCATAGATAAGTCCTGCAATTTTTGAAAGGTCGTTTACGTTTTTAAGCGTAATTATAACAACTGGATCATCAGTGGTAGCTCCGGAATACCCTATTCCTGGAATTTCCTTAGGATATTTCGAAACGCTTGTAGAAGTGTCGTAGCCAAATTTTTGCCCGATTTCTTCGACAAAAAGAGCTGCATTATTTACAAAACTCTCCCCGCAATACGTATCAAAACTTACTATTATTGAATCCCCATATTCAGAATTGGTTTTTGCAATGGCGTAAGAAACACCTTCCCCTGCATCTTCAGGAGTATTTGATACCCCATTTAAATCTTCAAATCCTTCAGCATGCTTATGTAGCAATTTAAACACAATTTTATTTACTAATTCTATCTTATCTTCTGAAAGAAACGAAGATATTACTATATCGTCCCCAGTAACATTTGAAATAGTTGATTTTACGCCTAATTTTGAAAATTCTACTTGAAGTTCTCGCTCAATTTTTTCATTAACGACCGGATTAGTTTCAACGTCATTTGAAGAGATATCTACGCTTATTGAGGAAATATACTTCATAAACTCACCTGATTTTTGGATAGCATGGTTTTTGAAAGACCCATATTCATGGAATGGTTGTTTAGGGACTTTTTAAAATACTGATCAAATTTTTTAACCGTATATTCATCAATTTTAAATTCAGTATTCGTTTTAACATCGACGAGTATTAAACCTTCTGCACTTGCAGGTTGAACTCCCATTCTTACATCCCTATCCAATAAATCATCAATGAATTTTTCAAACTCTTTGTATTTGCTTAATCCAACATTAGAAAGAAGCCTTACAATCTTTCGAACCATGTTCCATAAAAAGCTCTTTCCAAAAATTTCAATGGTTATAAAATACTCATTTTTAGCAATTTTAATATTATAAATCGTTCTTATGGGACTTCTGTTCTTAGTTTTATCTCTTTTTGATAGATTATGGAAAGAATGCGTTCCAATTAATTTTTCCGATGCCTTTTTCATTAATTCAATGTCTTGACCCGTATTTGGGAGAATATATCGATAATGTCGATATTTTACATCGGGAAGCTCTTTTAGTTCATTAAAACCCAGTATCCAGATTCCGTGTTTATGTAATTTCGAGTAAATTCTTGAAAGCACTGGTTTTTCAGTTATATTGTAAACAATATAGTTTCCAAGTGCGGATACCCCTAAATCAGTCCTTCCACCATATGAGATAGGTATTTCACCTTCTTTTAAATAACCGCACTCTAAAAGTGTATCCGTAATCTTATCACATACCGTATTTCTATGGGGTTGGGATTGAAAGCTGTAACGTCCATCATACGCAATTTTGAATATATACATTTTATCACGATTAATTAGGAATTTTGGCTTCGAAGTGTCCTTTTTTGTATGGTTTTCATATATATAAATTTTTGGAGGACTTTTTAATGTTGCACAATTAAAATTTTTAAAAATGTTTAAATTTTAATAAGTTATAAATTACTTTAAATTTTAGTTTAGAATATTTAAAATTATAGTTGAGTGTTATGACAAAAGTACTTGTAATCGACCCTAAGATAGCCGGAATTTCAGGAGATATGTTTATATCCTCTTTAATTGCCCTTACGGGCTCTTATGAACTGGTTGACATGGTAGCGCATGAATTGAATCAACTTAAGTGCTGTAATTCATTTAGTGTAGCAGTTTTAGATGAGAAAGTAAATGGTATTTCTTCTAAAGAGCTTGAAATTCAAATTGATTCTGATACTATCGAGAATCCTGATGAATTAAAGGATACAATTATTAATATTTCAAAAAATTTAAAAATGAGGGAAAAGTCTATAAAATTATGTGAAAATATAATAAATGATCTAATATTTGCAGAAAAAAAGCTTCACGGGGATAAATTTCATTTACACGAGATTTCCTCTATTGACACAGTATTTGACATAGTCTGTTCAATACTTATTCTTGAAAGAAACGGATATTTAGATGGAAAAATATATTCCACATGCCCTTCAATTGGGAATGGCAGGATTAAAATGGCCCATGGAATCATTCCAAGCCCCGCTCCTGCAACACTTGAAATTTTATGCAAATATAACATAAAATGTTCAAAACTAGATTTAGAATACGAACTTTTAACACCTACTGGAATAGCCATACTTTCAAATATTACCGATGAATTTTTAGATTCTTACCCGGAAATTATTTTTTTAAAAACGGGATATGGCTCTGGAAAACGGAGAATGGGGGACTTTCCAAACGTTTTACGAATTATTGAAGGAAAGACGGATGAAAAAATAATTGAAAAAACAATAATGCTTGAAACTAACATTGACGATATTTCAGCAGAAATAATATCTTATGCTACCGAGCGGCTTTTAAATGAAGGTGCATCTGATGTATTTATCACCCCTACATTTGGAAAGAAAAATAGGCATGGAACAATGATTTCAGTAATTTGTCCATATACAAACTTTGAAAAATTTGTTAAAATTATAATGGAGGAAACCGGAACTCTGGGAGTTAGGATTAACCATTATGATAAAATTAGGGCAAAAAGAAAGTCTGAAAAAGTATTTATAACATTAAATAATTGTAAATTTGAGTTTGATGTTAAAATATCAGAATTAAATGGGAATATTATAAATATAAAACCAGAATTTGAAGATTTAAAAAAAATAGCTAAAAAGTTAAACATTC
It encodes:
- the larC gene encoding nickel pincer cofactor biosynthesis protein LarC, giving the protein MTKVLVIDPKIAGISGDMFISSLIALTGSYELVDMVAHELNQLKCCNSFSVAVLDEKVNGISSKELEIQIDSDTIENPDELKDTIINISKNLKMREKSIKLCENIINDLIFAEKKLHGDKFHLHEISSIDTVFDIVCSILILERNGYLDGKIYSTCPSIGNGRIKMAHGIIPSPAPATLEILCKYNIKCSKLDLEYELLTPTGIAILSNITDEFLDSYPEIIFLKTGYGSGKRRMGDFPNVLRIIEGKTDEKIIEKTIMLETNIDDISAEIISYATERLLNEGASDVFITPTFGKKNRHGTMISVICPYTNFEKFVKIIMEETGTLGVRINHYDKIRAKRKSEKVFITLNNCKFEFDVKISELNGNIINIKPEFEDLKKIAKKLNIPLREVLKYANIEINKTYGF
- the truA gene encoding tRNA pseudouridine(38-40) synthase TruA, which produces MYIFKIAYDGRYSFQSQPHRNTVCDKITDTLLECGYLKEGEIPISYGGRTDLGVSALGNYIVYNITEKPVLSRIYSKLHKHGIWILGFNELKELPDVKYRHYRYILPNTGQDIELMKKASEKLIGTHSFHNLSKRDKTKNRSPIRTIYNIKIAKNEYFITIEIFGKSFLWNMVRKIVRLLSNVGLSKYKEFEKFIDDLLDRDVRMGVQPASAEGLILVDVKTNTEFKIDEYTVKKFDQYFKKSLNNHSMNMGLSKTMLSKNQVSL
- a CDS encoding MarC family protein, yielding MDIHFTILTFTSLFAILNPFGVIPSYLCLTSHYSKVEKLKVIRKSMIASFIILMTFALLGNQIISFFGISIPAIKITGGVLLFLIALDMIQGNTSKVEKAPKLESQIKTCENIEELNEIAIIPLTVPLFTGPGSISTVIAMMAQSQDFDSKISVVIAIALCIIFSYFVLKFSKDLEKTIGKIGFKILTKMMGLVLTAISIQMALDGILMVVR
- a CDS encoding tyrosine--tRNA ligase, translated to MLESILKNTSEIVSIEEMNELLKKEGEKIAYIGFEPSGKIHLGHYLQIKKMIDLQKAGFKIIILLADLHAYLNQKGTMEEIRALGEENKKAFESMGLIADYVYGSEFQLNEEYTIDVYKLALATTLNRAKRSMEVIAREDENPKVASVVYPLMQVNDIKHLNVDVAVGGMEQRKIHMLSREILPNMGYKAPICIHNPILTGLDGEGKMSSSKGNLIAVDDDEVTIKNKLKNAFCPMKEVFGNPVLEIARYYLDYPVNINRPEKYGGNLVLNNYGELETAYIEGLHPMDVKTLVAEQLIEILNPIREKIK
- a CDS encoding mechanosensitive ion channel family protein; translation: MILDVIYQGNTLHSYFIFLIFMFFGIFFGKLSYIVINKYVKTFTKKTKTKLDDIFLNAIEFPIIIVLFVIFTHYGLNNLVLQDSVYFWINESLKVALTFAGIIFTIKIVDDILLNYMLPLVEKSENKLDDQLLPIFRKLLKIFIFLSGILLILSNIGYNISALLTGLGIGGLAVALAAKDTIENFIAGILIIIDRPFTLGDWIKWGNQEGIIEEVGIRSTRIRSFGDTLITVPNARIIQAEIENFSARRKRQVKTTIGLTYDTPVEKVELAKEIIKDILTEHHGVLDPIRVSFVEFSSFSLDLRVEYFIRDFGFDFYLNTKDEVNLKIKERFNREKIEFAFPTQTIYYKKDD